In a single window of the Arachis hypogaea cultivar Tifrunner chromosome 6, arahy.Tifrunner.gnm2.J5K5, whole genome shotgun sequence genome:
- the LOC112805435 gene encoding uncharacterized protein, translating into MPAYQGDDLVTDIRVLSRVFWSYYPCIRAFRHCKPVVQIDGTHLYGKYKGCLLVAVSQDGNNNIVPIAFAIVEGETSDAWHFFLSNLRQHVVTQDGVGLISVRHESINAAVAHSNGAWSPPRAFHMFCIRHTESNFLRKFKAPYLQKLVVNIGYSRTVCEYELRFQCLPERGEAYTNWLSRIPREQYALAFDGGYRWGHMTTNLVECINLVLKGARNFPITAHVKATFYRLNELFTQKRAEAEARINAGHIFSEIVTSKLHANQLASGNIQVSCFDRQNEVFEVREMPSGVEYTVDLRRHRCDCGEFQVDRIPCRHVFACCANQRLDWQVYVHDVYKMDQIRHVYRAKFMPLGNPTTWPAYNGPRFVPNPFLRRVAKGRPRMTRFLNEMDTRMLRGPRRCRQCGAEGHSRSRCSQAGGNNAQ; encoded by the exons atgcctgcatatcaaggTGATGACTTGGTTACTGATATCCGGGTGTTGTCTCGAGTCTTCTGGAGTTACTATCCATGTATTAGAGCATTCAGACATTGTAAACCCGTTGTCCAGATAGATGGGACCCACTTGTACGGAAAGTATAAGGGTTGTCTGTTGGTTGCGGTTTCACAGGATGGTAACAATAATATTGTCCCAATTGCATTTGCTattgtggagggagagacttctgatgcatggCACTTCTTTCTTAGCAACCTGCGACAACATGTGGTTACTCAAGATGGTGTGGGACTGATCTCTGTCCGACACGAATCCATCAATGCAGCTGTGGCCCACAGTAACGGAGCTTGGTCGCCTCCTAGAGCCTTCCACatgttttgcatcaggcataCAGAGTCGAATTTTTTAAGAAAGTTTAAGGCACCTTACCTGCAGAAACTTGTGGTCAATATAG GATATTCGAGGACAGTCTGCGAGTACGAGTTGCGTTTCCAGTGTTTACCGGAACGGGGTGAGGCTTATACTAACTGGTTAAGCCGTATCCCCCGTGAACAGTATGCATTGGCATTCGACGGTGGTTATAGATGGGGACACATGACCACAAATCTAGTGGAATGCATCAACTTAGTCTTGAAGGGTGCACGAAATTTTCCTATCACTGCACATGTCAAGGCGACGTTCTACAGGCTTAATGAGTTGTTCACACAAAAACGAGCCGAGGCGGAGGCCCGGATTAATGCTGGACATATTTTTTCTGAGATTGTGACCTCTAAATTGCATGCAAATCAACTTGCATCAGGAAACATCCAGGTGAGTTGCTTTGACAGGCAGAATGAGGTTTTTGAGGTGCGTGAGATGCCAAGTGGAGTGGAGTACACCGTCGACCTCCGTCGACACCGATGTGACTGTGGTGAGTTCCAGGTGGACCGTATTCCTTGTCGACATGTGTTTGCATGTTGTGCGAATCAACGGCTAGATTGGCAAGTGTATGTACATGACGTTTATAAGATGGACCAAATTCGACATGTTTACCGAGCCAAGTTTATGCCACTTGGGAATCCTACTACATGGCCTGCTTATAATGGGCCTCGATTCGTGCCCAATCCGTTCTTGCGACGAGTTGCCAAAGGTCGCCCAAGGATGACTCGTTTCTTGAACGAGATGGACACAAGAATGCTACGTGGTCCTAGGAGGTGTAGGCAATGTGGAGCCGAAGGCCACAGCCGTAGTAGATGCAGTCAAGCCGGAGGCAACAATGCTCAGTAG